The Afipia massiliensis genome has a segment encoding these proteins:
- a CDS encoding crotonase/enoyl-CoA hydratase family protein, translating to MMTFETLNYQVTDRVATITLNRPERLNAISRGMPSEIRNAVELANNDDLVHVILLQGAGKAFCAGYDLKNHAEAPRGQTGTQEMPWDPFIDFQLMDRNTQNFQSLWRSYKPTICKIHGYAVAGGSDIALSCDLIVMAEDAKIGYPPARVWGCPTTMMWVFRIGAERAKRMLFTGDLIDGIEAERIGLVTKAVPADELDAETAKLCDRIKGVPKNQLWMQKTAINSAFENMGMRTTQTLATVFDGITRHSPEGLWFKDRAEEVGFHEAVKERDSGAPIKGSKPPRNN from the coding sequence ATGATGACGTTTGAGACATTGAACTATCAGGTGACTGATCGCGTTGCGACGATCACGCTAAACAGGCCTGAACGGCTCAATGCGATTTCAAGAGGAATGCCAAGTGAGATTCGCAACGCCGTCGAACTCGCCAACAACGACGACCTCGTTCACGTTATTCTGTTGCAAGGTGCGGGCAAGGCGTTTTGCGCGGGTTACGATCTCAAGAATCATGCCGAAGCGCCGCGCGGTCAAACCGGCACCCAGGAGATGCCCTGGGATCCCTTCATCGATTTCCAATTGATGGATCGCAACACGCAAAATTTCCAAAGTCTGTGGCGCAGCTACAAGCCGACAATCTGCAAGATCCACGGCTATGCGGTGGCAGGCGGCAGCGATATAGCACTTTCCTGCGATCTCATCGTAATGGCCGAAGACGCCAAGATCGGATACCCGCCGGCCCGCGTGTGGGGTTGTCCGACCACGATGATGTGGGTGTTTCGGATTGGAGCCGAGCGGGCCAAGCGAATGCTGTTTACCGGCGACCTGATAGATGGCATTGAGGCCGAGCGGATTGGTCTCGTCACGAAAGCTGTGCCTGCCGATGAGCTCGATGCGGAAACGGCCAAGCTGTGCGACCGGATCAAGGGCGTTCCGAAGAACCAGCTCTGGATGCAGAAGACTGCGATTAATTCAGCGTTCGAGAACATGGGTATGCGGACAACGCAGACGCTTGCAACGGTGTTCGATGGCATCACGCGTCATTCGCCGGAAGGGCTCTGGTTCAAGGATCGCGCCGAGGAAGTCGGTTTTCACGAGGCCGTGAAGGAGCGCGATTCTGGTGCGCCGATCA